The nucleotide window TACCAGGCATCGTATCTATCCGCGATCCTGTCGAAGTACTCCATCTACCTCCCCAGCTTGCCCTCTATGCTGAGGGGTTTATCAACCCTGTCGTCTATCTTCAGGCTGATGACGACGCGCTTCGCTCCGGCCTTCAGTATTGCCTCGTGGCATTTTTTGACGAGCTCAAGTATCTCCTCAATGGACCCCTCGACCACCGTCCCCATGGGGCACACCATGTACTTCAGGCCGCTCTTTTCTATGACCTCGATGACAGGCTCCAAGTACTTTCCGACGCTCGGACTTTCGGTTCCCAGGGGGAAGAGGCATATCTCCGCAACGGCCATAGGTATCACTCGTGCTCCTTTCTCTTCTTCTCCCTCTCGTGGATGTAGTCGAGGAGGGGTTGTATTCTCTTCCACACGTCGGGGATGAGGCCGTGACCGTCGACTCTAACGTAGATGCCCTTGGCCCGGTAGAACTTGATTATCGGCTCCATGTTCCTGATGTAGATGCGGTAGCGCTTTCTTACAACCTCCTCCCTGTCGTCAGCCCTCTGCACGAGCTTTGAGCCACAGAGGTCGCAGACCCCCGGAACCTTCGGGGGATTGTACTTGACGTGATAAACAGCCCCGCAGTTCGGGCATATCCTCCTGCCGGAGATCCTCTCCACGCTCGCCTCCTCGTCGATGAATATCTCCAGGGCCAGGTCGAGCCTTATCCCGTGGTCGTAGAGGTAGTTTTCGAGGGCTATGACCTGCTCGGGCGTTCTCGGATAGCCGTCCAGGATGAAGTTCTCCCTCTGGCGCCTCAGGCGGGAGATGATGAGAGTGTTCACTATCGTGTCGGGGATCAGGTCGCCCCTGCTCAGGTAGGCGGCCATCTCGACTCCGAGCGAGCTTTTTCTCTCGATTTCCCTCCTGATCAGGTCTCCGGACGATATGTACGTGAGGCCGTACTCCTCCACGATCCTCCTCGAATGGGTGCTCTTTCCCGAGCCAGGGGGTCCGAAGATCAGAATGTTCATGGGTAGCCACCAATAAGCATTTATGCACTGAAGTTGAATAATCTTTTGGTGATCGCTATGAAGCTGAGCACCGGTTACGTCCGGGCATCTGGCTACGCCCACAAGGTCAGGAGGGTTCTCTTCGCCCTTACCCGGGGAAAAGTTGACCCCAAGGAAGTTGTGAGGGCGGCCGGGGAGCTGAACCAGTACATCTTTGAGAAGTTCCAGGAGCTGAAGGTTGATAAGGCCGACGTCGTGAGGATAACGGTTCCCTTCGAGATCAGGGACGGGAAGATCGTCTGGGATTACGAAAGGCTCAACATAGAGGTTTACAGAAAGAGCGAGGAGGAGAGACTGGCGAAGGCCCTTGAGGAGGTGGAGGAGAGGGAGAAGGAACTGGAAGAACGCATCAGCGAGATCGAGAAAACCGCGGTAAAGCTCAGGGACCTCGCTGAGGAGCTCCTCGAAAGGATAGAGCGGCTGAAGGAGGAGCACACATCGCTCAGACTGAAGGCGGAGGAGTGACCTTTTATCCAATTTTGGCTTTCTTACTCTGGGAGAGTTCAATTTTCAAACTAAAGTCCCTCATAGGAAAGGCCTATCGCCAAAATACACCGTGAGGTTCTTTAAAATCCAACTCTAAGTTTAAAGCCGAGGTATTTTCAGTTTTTCGCCGAAAAGCATTTATATTTCAAAAATGTACATTGGAGTGCAAAACTTTAATGGAGGTGCAGAGATGAACTCCGCTGTTATAATCTTGATAGCGGCGGCCATATACGTCGGTATGTACTTTACCTACGGCAAGGCCCTTCAGAACAAGGTCGTTAGGGCCGATCCCAACAGGCCAACTCCCGCCCACAGGCTCTACGACGGTGTCGACTACGTTCCAGCGAACCCGATAGTGCTTTACGGCCACCACTTCGCTTCTATAGCCGGTGCCGGACCGATTGTCGGTCCAGCGGTTGCGATGGCCTGGGGATGGCTTCCGGGACTCCTGTGGGTCTGGTTCGGAAACGTCTTCATCGGTGCGGTTCACGACTATCTGGCCCTGATGTCATCGGTTCGCTACGATGGAAAATCAATACAGTGGATTGCAGGAAAGCT belongs to Thermococcus sp. AM4 and includes:
- a CDS encoding MTH1187 family thiamine-binding protein, yielding MAVAEICLFPLGTESPSVGKYLEPVIEVIEKSGLKYMVCPMGTVVEGSIEEILELVKKCHEAILKAGAKRVVISLKIDDRVDKPLSIEGKLGR
- a CDS encoding adenylate kinase, which encodes MNILIFGPPGSGKSTHSRRIVEEYGLTYISSGDLIRREIERKSSLGVEMAAYLSRGDLIPDTIVNTLIISRLRRQRENFILDGYPRTPEQVIALENYLYDHGIRLDLALEIFIDEEASVERISGRRICPNCGAVYHVKYNPPKVPGVCDLCGSKLVQRADDREEVVRKRYRIYIRNMEPIIKFYRAKGIYVRVDGHGLIPDVWKRIQPLLDYIHEREKKRKEHE
- a CDS encoding single- stranded DNA-binding family protein; protein product: MKLSTGYVRASGYAHKVRRVLFALTRGKVDPKEVVRAAGELNQYIFEKFQELKVDKADVVRITVPFEIRDGKIVWDYERLNIEVYRKSEEERLAKALEEVEEREKELEERISEIEKTAVKLRDLAEELLERIERLKEEHTSLRLKAEE